In Clostridium botulinum BKT015925, one DNA window encodes the following:
- a CDS encoding ComEC/Rec2 family competence protein, whose amino-acid sequence MKNFMKKLSKFLCTFTMIASLSIGLVGCDEQANSNVNKQNTKVTAAQTKETTSKKPKEISTLKVHYIDVGQADSMLVQQDNHFMLIDAGNNDDSTLVVDYLKKQGVKKLDYVIGTHPHEDHIGGLDKVIDSFEIGQVLMPNKTSNTATYKDVITSIKNKNLKITSPVPGTTYKLGVAEWSIFAPAKNKDYESVNNYSIVQKLKFGNTSFVFTGDAEAVSEMEMIKGGYDLKADVLKIGHHGSKTSTCQAFLDKVSPKYAVISCGKDNKYKHPNKSTMDRLKSKNIAVYRTDECGTIVATSDGEKVNFNVSPGSYDFRDIVETEANKTESTVAPTIVPSKSAVTNSNNNSIIKNNTPAKKTQKKQNVSKPVKNSRQVWLSATGSKYHSRPDCGRMNPSRATKVSIEEAQSSGCGPCSKCM is encoded by the coding sequence ATGAAAAACTTTATGAAAAAACTGAGCAAGTTTTTATGTACTTTTACTATGATCGCTTCATTAAGCATAGGATTAGTAGGCTGCGATGAACAAGCTAACTCTAATGTTAATAAGCAAAATACTAAAGTAACTGCTGCTCAAACAAAAGAAACTACTAGTAAAAAACCAAAAGAAATTTCTACATTAAAGGTACATTATATTGATGTAGGTCAAGCAGATTCTATGCTTGTACAACAAGATAATCATTTTATGCTAATTGATGCCGGAAATAATGATGATAGTACATTAGTAGTAGATTATTTAAAGAAACAAGGTGTAAAAAAATTAGATTATGTTATAGGAACACATCCTCATGAAGATCACATTGGTGGACTTGATAAAGTTATAGATTCATTTGAAATAGGACAAGTTCTTATGCCGAATAAAACAAGTAATACTGCCACATATAAAGATGTAATAACTTCTATAAAAAATAAAAATTTAAAAATAACAAGTCCAGTTCCAGGTACAACATATAAATTAGGTGTAGCTGAATGGAGTATATTTGCACCAGCTAAAAACAAAGATTATGAAAGTGTAAATAATTATTCAATAGTTCAAAAACTTAAATTTGGTAATACAAGCTTTGTATTTACTGGAGATGCAGAAGCTGTTTCTGAAATGGAAATGATTAAAGGCGGGTATGATTTAAAAGCTGATGTATTAAAGATAGGACATCATGGTAGCAAAACATCTACTTGCCAAGCATTCTTAGATAAAGTTAGTCCTAAATATGCAGTAATTAGTTGTGGTAAAGATAATAAGTATAAACATCCAAACAAATCAACTATGGATAGACTAAAATCTAAGAATATAGCTGTTTATAGAACTGATGAATGCGGTACTATAGTTGCAACAAGTGATGGGGAAAAAGTAAACTTTAATGTTAGTCCTGGAAGTTATGATTTTAGAGATATCGTAGAAACTGAAGCAAATAAAACAGAATCTACTGTAGCACCTACTATAGTACCTAGTAAATCAGCAGTAACAAATTCTAATAATAACTCAATTATCAAAAACAATACACCTGCTAAAAAAACTCAAAAGAAACAAAATGTTTCTAAGCCTGTTAAAAATAGTAGACAAGTATGGCTATCTGCTACAGGATCTAAGTACCACTCACGACCTGATTGCGGAAGAATGAATCCAAGCAGAGCAACAAAGGTTTCAATAGAAGAAGCTCAATCATCTGGATGTGGCCCTTGCTCAAAATGTATGTAA
- a CDS encoding aerolysin family beta-barrel pore-forming toxin gives MLKKSLFKKALCTSLIAVQCLIVIPYTHALASTNFASEIYKIPDDNHSIKLFGYEDNEDLKAKIIQDSKFIDNWASIAHSLGFGWCGGTASQSIGEDFEFRREEEEGGKVSYTLTARYNSNDPYAEGYRANERLCMKISNVRFVVEPNSIKLGKPKITKLTPLDSQSFEVINPNKTDAKLSGGFNYITTKTTSKTENFRFGEKIGVKTSFKIGIPSIVDSKVETSFEVSADQGWSNTNSNVETKQASTTYMSTVAPQSKKRIFLDVLATQSDVPYEGKIYMEYDIEFFGFLRYTGNARKDHTEDRPYVSFKFGGKNGMSAVEHLKDLYKHRNINGYSQWDWKWVDDNVKGIFQPSYEDLTTNHNGGVISGVFTSVNGTRASIREGNAVALPEHKRSKRSTKDSDVRIENVQTKSTAEFKVNGIICNDKTIDVTGTK, from the coding sequence ATGCTAAAAAAATCATTGTTTAAAAAAGCACTTTGTACATCACTTATAGCAGTTCAGTGCTTAATAGTCATACCTTATACTCACGCCCTTGCTTCTACAAATTTCGCTAGTGAAATTTACAAAATACCAGATGACAACCATTCAATTAAATTATTTGGTTATGAAGATAATGAAGATTTAAAAGCTAAAATTATTCAAGATTCAAAGTTTATAGATAATTGGGCATCTATAGCTCATTCACTAGGATTTGGTTGGTGTGGAGGAACAGCATCACAAAGCATTGGAGAGGATTTTGAATTTAGAAGAGAAGAAGAAGAAGGTGGAAAAGTATCATACACTTTAACTGCTAGATATAATTCAAATGACCCTTATGCTGAAGGATATCGTGCAAATGAAAGACTTTGTATGAAAATATCAAATGTTAGATTTGTTGTTGAACCAAATTCTATAAAACTTGGAAAACCTAAAATAACAAAATTAACTCCTTTAGATTCTCAAAGTTTTGAGGTTATAAATCCAAATAAAACTGATGCTAAATTATCAGGAGGTTTTAACTATATAACTACTAAAACTACTTCTAAAACAGAAAACTTTAGATTTGGAGAAAAAATAGGTGTAAAAACTTCATTCAAAATAGGAATTCCATCTATAGTTGATAGCAAAGTTGAAACAAGTTTTGAAGTTAGTGCAGATCAAGGATGGTCAAATACAAATAGTAATGTTGAAACTAAACAAGCTAGTACTACATATATGTCTACAGTAGCTCCTCAATCTAAGAAAAGAATATTCTTAGATGTATTGGCGACACAGTCTGATGTTCCTTATGAAGGAAAAATATACATGGAATATGATATAGAATTTTTCGGATTTTTAAGATACACAGGAAATGCTCGTAAAGATCATACTGAAGATAGACCATATGTTTCATTTAAATTTGGTGGTAAAAATGGAATGAGTGCTGTAGAACATCTTAAAGATTTATATAAGCACAGAAATATTAATGGATATTCACAGTGGGATTGGAAATGGGTAGATGATAATGTCAAGGGTATTTTCCAACCTTCATATGAAGATCTTACTACAAATCATAATGGTGGAGTAATATCTGGTGTATTTACTAGTGTAAATGGAACTAGAGCATCAATTAGAGAAGGTAACGCTGTGGCACTTCCTGAACATAAAAGATCAAAACGTTCAACAAAAGATTCAGATGTTAGGATAGAAAATGTTCAAACAAAATCCACTGCAGAATTTAAGGTAAATGGAATAATATGCAATGATAAAACAATTGATGTTACAGGTACAAAATAA